DNA from Paludisphaera mucosa:
AACGCCCGCAAGAAGGCCTCGGAGACCGCCCTGGCCCTCGGCGCCTGGGTCCTGGCCGACGACTCGGGCCTGGCCGTCGACGCGCTCGACGGCGCGCCGGGCGTGTACTCGGCACGCTACGCGGGCGAGCCCTGCGACGACGCGGCCAACTGCCGAAAGCTGCTGGAAGCACTCGCCTCGACGCCCGACGACCGCCGCGGGGCCGCGTTCCGATGCGCCCTGGCCGTGGCCGATCCCGAGGGTCGCATCCGCCTCGAAGCCGAGGGCTCGGTCCGCGGCCGGATCATCCGCGAGCTCCGCGGCCCCGGCGGCTTCGGCTACGACCCGATGTTCCTGATCCCCGAATATCACAAGACCTTCGGCGAGCTGTCCGCGCTGGTGAAACACCAGTTGAGCCACCGCTCGCGGGCCTTCGCCCACCTCACGCCCGGCCTGGAGAAGCTCGTGCTCGCGACCATCGAGGGCTGATCTTCGCCCCTCAAGAATGCGAAAACGCCCCCCGGTGGTTTCCCACCGGGGGGCGTTCGCCGTTCAGGGAGCGCCGAAGGACGGTTCTGAAACGGAGGGTTGGATCGACGCCGGCGGTCCGACCGCCCGGCTCAGTCTCAGTGGAAGAGGCCGAAGCCCTTCTTGGCGAAGAACGGGTGCTTGGCGTCGCACGCGTCGCACGCCGGCAGGGTGGTCATCGGCAGGCTGGTGGCCTGCGGCGAGGCGACGACGCTCTGGGCCGAGGGGATGACCGCCGGCTCGCAGTGGGTCACGACGGGCACCTTGACGCAGACCTCGACCGGCACCTGCTTGCAGACGGTCCGGGGGACGCAGACGGTCTTGGTCTCGGCGACCTCGCGCTGGACGGTCACCGGGCAGTGGACGACCTTGGTGTCGACCACCTGCTGGCAGGTCGTGTAGGGGACCTGGCGAGTGCAGACGACCTGCTGGGTCTCGCAGACGGTCACCGGCACGCACTTGGTCCGCTGCTCGGTCACCATGTCGCAGACGGTCTGGGGGACCTGCTTGACGCACTGTTCCTGGACCATGCGGCAGGTCGTCACCGGCACCTGGCACGAGCGGGTCTCGGCGACCATCCGGCAGGTCGTCACCGGCACCTGCTTGGCGCAGGTCTCGGTGACGGTGCGGCAGGTCGTGATCGGGACGCGCTTGACGCAGGTCTGCGGGACCATCCGGGTGATCGTGCACGGCACCTGCTTGGCGCGGGTCTCGCGGAGCATGCGGGTGTACGTGTACGGCACCTGCTTCGACAGCGTCTCGGGGACGTACGTCGTGACCTGGTAGGGGTCCTGACGATACTCCGTCTTGGCGCACATCTTGGTCACGCTGACCGGCACGCAGCGGGTGGCGGTGCGGGGCTGCATCGTGCAGACCGTGTACGGGACGGTCTTCGTGCACGTCTCCTGGACGGTGCGGCAGACGGTCACGGGGACCTGCTTCACCACTTCCTGGGGGACGTACTCGCAGACCGTGTACGGGACCTGCTTCGACTGGACCTCCTGGACGGTGCGGCAGACGGTCACGGGGACCTGCTTGACGACCTCTTCCGAGACCATCTGGCAGGTGGTGACCGGGACCTGCTCGGTGACGGTCGTGGGGACCGACCGGCAGACCGTCACGGGGACCTGCTTGCGCACGGCCTGGGACTCGTACACCGTGCACTCGACGTTCTCGACGACCGTGCGCGGGCAGGAGACCGTCTTCTGGCACCACTGGCCGGGCGTCTCGACGAGGCAGCCGTTGACGCAGACCGTCTTGCCGGGGACGTAGTACGACTGCACGACCTGCTCGCAGACCGTCTTCGCGACCTGCTTGACGACCGTCTTGGGGACGCAGACCGTCTCGCAGACGTCCTTCATGACCGTCTCGGTGACGTTCTGGCAGACCGTCTTCGAGATCGTCTTCATGCTGGTCGTCTGGACGGGGCGGCAGACGGTGTAGCGGCACTCCTTCATGACCGTCTCGCGCACCGGGCGGCTGACGGTGTAGGTGCAGGTCTTGTACTCGGTCCGCTGGACGGGGACCTGGACGGTGTACCGGCACTCCTTCATGACCGTCTCGCGCACCGGGCGGGACACCGTGTAGGCGACCTCCTTGTAGGCGGTCTGCCGGACGGGGACCATCTCGGTGTAGGGCTGCTGCTGCATGACGGTCGTCTGCACCGGCACCTGGACGGTGAACGGCACGGTGCGGTAGCACGTCTTCTGGACCGGCCGGCTGACGGTGTAGCAGACGGTCTTGTACGCGGTCTCCTGCACCGGGGTGCAGACGACCTCGTTGACGGTCTTGAAGATCGTCTCCTGCACGGGGCGGCTGACGGTGTACGTCACGTCCTTGAACGACGTCTCGCGCACCTGGCGGTTGACGTTGTAGTACGTGGTCCGGAAGCTCGTCTCCTTCACGGGCCGCTGGACCGTGTAGGAGCGGGTCTCGTAGTGGGTCTCGCGGACCGGCCGGCTGACCGTGTACGCGACGTCCTTCCAGACGGTCCGGGTGACCGGCTTCTGGACGGTGTAGTTCACGATCTGGCTGACGGTCCGGTAGACCGGGCGGCTGACCGTGTACTGCTCCTGGCGGACGTGGTTCTCGACGACGTTGCGGACCGACTGGACCGTCCGCGGCTGCATCACCGTCTCGGATACGATCCGGACGCTGGGCACCTGCTGCGTCTCATAGACGGTCTCCTGCACGTTCTGCAGGACCGTCCGACGCTGGAGCTGATACTGGACGTGCCCCCCGCATTCCTGGGGGGCCGGGCAGCAGCGCGACGAGGCGCCGCCGCCGTAACTGGCCTGGGCCGGGCGCGCAGCCACCCCGAGTCCCAATCCTAGGACCGTCAGGGCGAGCCACGGTAGTTTTCTCAACATCGGACGCTCCACGGTACACTCCCGACTGACTTCGGCGCTCATACGGCCGTCGGATCCGAGACTCCGCCTCGGGACCCTGAGCCGCCAACCAACCCTACTCATCGTCCTTCCCCAATCGCCCCCTTAGGGTGTTTATCCAAATAACCCAGCAATCCAGGCTGCCCAGGGTGCATGCCTCTTACATTCGTTACCTCCCTAACGCAAGCACCCCCAAAAGCCACAAGATTCTCGCAGTCGGCGTTCCCCGCAGGCGCGCCAGAATCGCCGCGACCGAA
Protein-coding regions in this window:
- the rdgB gene encoding RdgB/HAM1 family non-canonical purine NTP pyrophosphatase, with product MSASPSPIRLVLGSRNRKKCQEMAELIAPPWERRPWMDLVAVESIAAYPDVPEVVEDADTFAGNARKKASETALALGAWVLADDSGLAVDALDGAPGVYSARYAGEPCDDAANCRKLLEALASTPDDRRGAAFRCALAVADPEGRIRLEAEGSVRGRIIRELRGPGGFGYDPMFLIPEYHKTFGELSALVKHQLSHRSRAFAHLTPGLEKLVLATIEG